From Hevea brasiliensis isolate MT/VB/25A 57/8 unplaced genomic scaffold, ASM3005281v1 Scaf297, whole genome shotgun sequence, a single genomic window includes:
- the LOC110661093 gene encoding LOW QUALITY PROTEIN: serine carboxypeptidase-like 45 (The sequence of the model RefSeq protein was modified relative to this genomic sequence to represent the inferred CDS: inserted 2 bases in 2 codons) produces the protein MQPLQWTTIATISATIVFLAAESVSEPDKIVTLPXQPVVSFKQYSGFITIDEKQEKALFYYFVEAETDPASKPLVLWLNGGPGCSSIGALAFCVLGPFKPSGDILHKNDYSWNKEANVLYLESPAGVGFSYSADESFYTSVNDELTARDNLAFLERWFSEFPEYKDRDFFITGESYGGHYVPQLAQLIVLSNXKINLKGIAIGNPLLEFDTDFNSEQYFWSHGLISDATYEIFTTVCNYSQIRRQYQIIGSLSPDCSRVNSQYSREVSKFVDTYDITLDVCLSTIQSQSHVLNKMENVGEIDVCIEDETMKYLNREDVQEALHARLVRVDRWTVCSEVIKYNMENLEIPTIPVLGKLIRSGIRVFVYSGDQDSVIPLTGTRTLVNGLAKYLGLNTTVPYRAWFEGKQVAGWTQVYGDILSFATIRGASHEAPFSQPERSLVLFSAFLGGKQLPEVT, from the exons atgcaGCCACTGCAATGGACTACCATTGCGACCATTTCTGCAACTATTGTATTTTTAGCAGCAGAATCAGTCTCAGAACCTGATAAAATTGTCACTTTGC CACAACCAGTGGTCAGTTTCAAGCAATATTCAGGGTTCATAACCATTGATGAAAAGCAGGAGAAAGCTCTTTTCTACTACTTTGTTGAAGCAGAGACAGACCCAGCTTCAAAGCCTCTTGTTCTCTGGTTAAATGGAG GGCCTGGTTGTTCTTCCATTGGAGCACTAGCTTTCTGTGTGCTTGGACCGTTTAAGCCAAGTGGAGACATATTGCACAAAAATGATTATAGCTGGAATAAAG AAGCAAATGTGCTATACTTGGAATCACCAGCTGGAGTTGGCTTTTCCTACTCTGCTGATGAATCCTTCTACACATCTGTGAATGATGAGCTGACAG CTCGAGACAATCTTGCATTTCTTGAACGCTGGTTTTCCGAATTCCCAGAATATAAAGACAGAGATTTCTTCATCACAGGGGAGAGCTACGGAG GTCACTATGTCCCACAGCTTGCACAGCTTATTGTCCTGTCCA GCAAAATCAACCTGAAAGGGATTGCA ATAGGAAATCCTCTTCTAGAATTTGACACTGATTTCAACTCTGAGCAGTACTTTTGGTCTCATGGGTTAATATCAGATGCAACTTATGAGATTTTTACTACTGTTTGTAACTATTCTCAAATCAGGAGACAATACCAAATTATTGGCTCTCTGTCCCCAGATTGCTCTAGAGTAAATAGCCAATACTCAAGAGAAGTTAGCAAATTTGTAGATACCTATGACATTACTCTAGATGTTTGCTTATCAACAATCCAATCACAATCCCATGTATTGAATAAAATG GAAAATGTCGGGGAAATTGATGTCTGTATAGAAGATGAAACTATGAAGTACTTGAACAGAGAAGATGTACAGGAAGCTCTCCATGCACGGCTTGTTAGAGTCGACAGATGGACTGTGTGCAGCGA AGTGATCAAGTACAATATGGAAAATCTGGAGATACCCACCATCCCTGTTCTAGGCAAGCTTATCAGGTCCGGCATCCGGGTTTTCGTTTACAG CGGAGACCAAGATTCAGTCATTCCACTGACTGGAACAAGAACACTAGTGAATGGATTGGCAAAGTATTTGGGTCTCAACACAACCGTTCCATATAGAGCCTGGTTTGAAGGAAAACAG GTTGCTGGTTGGACACAAGTATATGGAGATATCTTATCTTTTGCCACCATTAGAGGTGCATCTCATGAAGCTCCATTTTCACAGCCAGAAAGATCTCTTGTGCTATTTAGTGCATTTTTAGGGGGAAAACAACTGCCAGAAGTCACATAG